A single window of Chitinophaga sp. XS-30 DNA harbors:
- a CDS encoding thioredoxin domain-containing protein codes for MMNRLAKETSPYLLQHAHNPVDWYPWGEEALQKAEREDKPVLVSIGYAACHWCHVMERESFEDEETARIMNEHFVNIKIDREERPDIDHIYMDALQAMSGSGGWPLNMFLLPNRQPFYGGTYFPPKQAYNRPSWKEVLLAVSEAFKTKRAELEEQATHLTQHLHQSNQFGMEAVNMQLPREEQFTSAQCNAITLAIMGQADREWGGFGRAPKFPASFTIQYLLRYCRAHPDEEALQQAQLSLDKMIGGGIYDQLGGGFARYSTDEKWLAPHFEKMLYDNALLTDTLCEAWQLTGKARYAATIRQTLAFIRREMTSPEGGFYSALDADSEGVEGKFYVWSEEEIQAVLGDDAAAFNAYYDVSRQGNWEDHNILWTPRPLEEVAAGLDMTPEQLEALLERSRAKLMPVRDLRIRPGLDDKILLGWNALMIHACCKAYAALGEKAWLDMAETAMHFIWEKMRRNEASYAFWHTYKEGDARYPAFLDDYASLIRAMIALQEVTGELDWLRKAKDVAQYVAEQFGDETERYFYYTAAGQADVIVRKKEVYDGAVPSGNALMAHNLWYLSIVFDRRDWADRAVAMTASLAQSVTRYPTSFGIWASMILRMVEGTPELAVSGPEYRLRMEALNKRYIPGKVLLGAEHDQEDMPLLQQREQKGKTLIYLCQDYHCMKPVEDMSEIHNLI; via the coding sequence ATGATGAACCGACTAGCAAAGGAGACCAGCCCCTACCTGCTCCAGCACGCGCATAACCCGGTAGACTGGTATCCCTGGGGAGAGGAAGCGCTGCAGAAAGCCGAACGGGAAGACAAGCCCGTTCTCGTGAGCATTGGCTATGCCGCCTGCCACTGGTGCCACGTCATGGAGCGGGAAAGCTTCGAGGACGAGGAGACCGCCCGTATCATGAATGAACATTTCGTCAACATCAAAATAGACCGGGAAGAGCGCCCGGACATCGATCATATTTACATGGACGCCCTGCAGGCCATGTCCGGTTCCGGCGGCTGGCCGCTCAATATGTTCCTGCTGCCCAACCGCCAGCCCTTTTATGGCGGCACTTATTTTCCGCCAAAGCAGGCATATAACCGGCCTTCCTGGAAGGAAGTGCTGCTGGCCGTTTCCGAAGCCTTCAAAACAAAACGTGCGGAGCTGGAAGAACAGGCCACCCATCTTACCCAACACCTTCATCAAAGTAACCAGTTCGGCATGGAAGCCGTGAATATGCAGCTTCCACGGGAAGAGCAGTTCACCTCCGCCCAATGCAACGCGATAACGCTGGCCATCATGGGCCAGGCAGACCGGGAATGGGGCGGTTTTGGCCGTGCCCCCAAGTTCCCCGCGTCTTTTACCATCCAGTACCTGCTGCGTTATTGCCGCGCCCATCCAGATGAAGAAGCATTGCAGCAGGCGCAGCTGTCGCTCGACAAGATGATCGGCGGCGGTATTTACGATCAGCTGGGCGGCGGCTTTGCCCGGTATTCCACTGATGAAAAATGGCTGGCCCCGCATTTTGAGAAGATGTTGTACGACAACGCCCTGCTTACGGATACGCTCTGCGAAGCCTGGCAGCTGACAGGTAAGGCGCGCTATGCGGCAACCATCCGGCAGACGCTCGCGTTTATCCGGCGGGAGATGACATCTCCGGAAGGAGGCTTCTATTCAGCGCTGGATGCGGATTCAGAGGGCGTTGAAGGCAAATTTTATGTGTGGAGCGAAGAAGAGATACAAGCTGTGCTGGGGGATGATGCCGCGGCATTTAATGCATACTACGATGTCAGCCGTCAGGGCAACTGGGAAGACCATAACATTCTCTGGACGCCGCGCCCCCTGGAAGAAGTGGCGGCCGGTCTGGATATGACCCCGGAGCAGCTGGAAGCGCTGCTGGAAAGGAGCCGCGCGAAGCTTATGCCCGTTCGTGACCTGCGCATACGCCCCGGTCTGGACGACAAGATACTCCTGGGCTGGAACGCCCTGATGATCCACGCCTGCTGCAAAGCGTATGCAGCACTGGGAGAGAAGGCCTGGCTGGATATGGCGGAAACCGCCATGCACTTCATCTGGGAAAAAATGCGCCGGAACGAAGCATCTTATGCCTTCTGGCATACGTATAAAGAAGGGGATGCCCGTTATCCCGCTTTTCTTGATGATTATGCCAGCCTCATCCGCGCAATGATTGCTTTACAGGAAGTTACAGGAGAACTCGACTGGCTGCGCAAGGCAAAAGATGTAGCGCAGTACGTTGCAGAACAATTTGGAGACGAAACGGAACGTTATTTCTACTACACTGCAGCGGGACAGGCCGATGTGATCGTGCGGAAGAAAGAAGTGTACGACGGCGCAGTGCCCAGCGGCAACGCCCTGATGGCGCATAATCTCTGGTACCTGTCCATTGTGTTCGACCGGCGTGACTGGGCGGACCGGGCGGTGGCGATGACGGCGAGCCTGGCGCAGTCCGTTACCCGATACCCCACCTCTTTTGGCATATGGGCATCCATGATCCTCAGAATGGTGGAAGGCACGCCGGAGCTGGCGGTCTCCGGCCCGGAGTACCGGTTGCGCATGGAAGCGCTCAATAAAAGGTATATCCCTGGAAAAGTGTTGCTGGGTGCGGAACATGATCAGGAAGACATGCCGCTTTTGCAGCAAAGGGAGCAAAAAGGGAAAACCCTGATCTATCTCTGCCAGGATTATCATTGTATGAAGCCTGTGGAAGATATGTCAGAAATACATAATTTAATATGA
- a CDS encoding uroporphyrinogen-III synthase translates to MDFHPFIRVEGVAGKDFRKQKVDITNYTAVIFTSRNSVDHFFRVCEELKVKVSQDCKYFCITEAVALYLQKFILYRKRKVFYGADGSTKSLLEVMNKHRENEKFLFPSSDSQKKDIEEWLKTNKCEYATASLYKTVSNDVKEILTKTEYDMIVFFSPSGVKSLFENMPKFQQNGTHIGAFGPTTSAAVEQAGLRLDIKAPAPQAPSMVAALEQYLLGLNKK, encoded by the coding sequence TTGGATTTTCATCCTTTTATTAGAGTAGAAGGCGTAGCGGGTAAGGACTTTCGCAAGCAGAAGGTGGATATCACGAATTATACTGCCGTGATCTTTACCAGCCGCAATTCTGTTGATCATTTTTTTCGTGTATGCGAAGAACTGAAGGTGAAGGTGTCCCAGGATTGCAAGTATTTTTGTATCACGGAAGCAGTGGCGCTGTACCTGCAAAAGTTCATTCTTTACCGCAAGCGCAAGGTTTTTTATGGGGCTGACGGCTCTACCAAAAGCCTGCTTGAAGTAATGAACAAGCACCGTGAGAATGAAAAATTCCTTTTCCCTAGCTCGGATAGTCAGAAGAAAGATATTGAAGAGTGGCTCAAGACCAACAAATGCGAGTATGCCACCGCTTCGCTTTACAAGACCGTTTCGAACGATGTGAAAGAGATACTGACGAAAACGGAGTACGATATGATCGTATTCTTCAGCCCCTCCGGTGTGAAATCTCTTTTCGAGAATATGCCGAAGTTCCAGCAGAATGGTACACATATCGGGGCTTTTGGTCCCACTACCTCCGCGGCAGTGGAACAGGCCGGCCTCCGGCTGGACATCAAAGCCCCCGCGCCCCAGGCCCCCTCTATGGTGGCCGCGCTGGAGCAATACCTGCTGGGATTGAATAAAAAATAG
- the hemW gene encoding radical SAM family heme chaperone HemW, with protein sequence MAGIYLHIPFCKKACHYCNFHFSTSLQYRDEMVQSLLAEIALQKEYLAGHAVETIYFGGGTPSLLPPADITRLLEELHRHFSVTADAEITLEANPDDLTATTLQSLRDADINRLSIGVQSFFEEDLRWMNRAHNASQATGCLELAGKTGFDNISIDLIYGTPTLTDKHWEQNVQQATALGIPHLSCYALTVEPGTALDHFIQHHKIAPIDPDRAALHFEMLMQWTEEAGYEHYEISNFAQPGKQSRHNSSYWQGRPYLGIGPSAHSFNGLSRQWNVANNSLYMQNIRKGVVPFEIEMLSPKMALNEYIMISLRTSQGADLERVTERFGQDKSEQILAAAKEFTEKGWMQQEGAMLRLTRQGKFFADGIAAAMFF encoded by the coding sequence ATGGCAGGTATCTATCTTCATATTCCGTTTTGCAAAAAGGCATGCCATTATTGCAATTTCCATTTCTCCACATCCCTGCAATACCGCGATGAGATGGTGCAATCCCTGCTTGCTGAAATTGCTCTGCAAAAGGAATATCTGGCGGGGCATGCGGTAGAAACGATCTATTTCGGCGGCGGAACGCCCAGCCTCCTGCCACCGGCGGACATCACCCGGCTCCTGGAGGAGCTGCACCGTCATTTTTCGGTTACGGCAGATGCCGAAATCACCCTGGAAGCCAATCCGGACGATCTTACCGCCACCACACTGCAATCCCTGCGGGATGCGGATATCAACCGCCTGAGCATCGGCGTGCAGTCATTCTTTGAGGAAGACCTCCGATGGATGAACCGTGCGCACAATGCATCCCAGGCGACCGGCTGCCTTGAGCTGGCGGGGAAAACAGGGTTCGACAATATCAGCATAGACCTGATCTACGGCACCCCTACCCTGACGGACAAACATTGGGAGCAGAACGTGCAGCAGGCCACCGCCCTCGGAATCCCCCACTTGTCCTGTTATGCGCTGACCGTAGAGCCGGGCACTGCGCTGGACCATTTCATTCAGCATCACAAGATCGCTCCCATTGATCCGGACAGGGCGGCGCTTCATTTTGAAATGCTGATGCAATGGACGGAAGAAGCGGGGTACGAGCATTATGAGATATCCAATTTCGCGCAGCCGGGCAAACAGTCCAGGCACAACAGCAGCTACTGGCAAGGCCGGCCCTATCTTGGTATCGGCCCCTCCGCACATTCCTTTAACGGGCTTTCCCGGCAATGGAACGTGGCCAACAACTCCCTCTATATGCAAAATATCCGGAAGGGCGTTGTGCCCTTTGAAATAGAGATGCTCAGCCCGAAAATGGCACTGAACGAATACATCATGATCTCGCTGCGGACCTCGCAGGGCGCTGACCTGGAGCGGGTGACGGAACGTTTCGGGCAGGACAAAAGCGAACAGATCCTGGCGGCGGCCAAAGAGTTTACCGAAAAAGGATGGATGCAGCAGGAAGGCGCCATGCTGCGGCTTACGCGCCAGGGAAAATTCTTTGCCGACGGAATTGCGGCAGCGATGTTCTTTTGA
- a CDS encoding DUF4271 domain-containing protein produces the protein MICSSTALRAQSGDTSFKVKPDSSQAAAVFLQDSVVKKARVHMYDTVMQQLAKTNRYLNTAGKTPVYDINPLRHDQRQDWLVYLVGGVLLLLGIIRTAYLKYFSDLFRAFLNPTLSQRQLKDQLSQSPFPNFLLNAFFVVSLGLYLYLMMYRLNYPTDAIAWMLIPGLMLLVGLIYAVKYIVLKFCGWLFGNEDLIDAYVFILYLINKILGILLAPFLVILAFCRPEIAATSLYISVFFIVLLIVYRYVRSYSLVRQYLSFSKLHFFLYLCAFEVVPVLIITKVLLIWLTGNP, from the coding sequence ATGATCTGTTCCTCAACCGCCCTCCGGGCGCAGTCGGGCGATACATCCTTCAAAGTTAAGCCAGATTCTTCGCAAGCCGCTGCGGTATTTCTGCAGGACTCCGTGGTGAAGAAGGCAAGGGTACACATGTATGATACCGTGATGCAGCAGCTGGCCAAAACGAACCGGTACCTGAATACCGCCGGTAAAACCCCGGTGTACGATATCAATCCCCTGCGGCATGATCAGCGGCAGGATTGGCTGGTGTACCTTGTTGGAGGCGTGTTACTGCTGTTGGGCATTATCCGCACCGCTTACCTGAAGTATTTTTCGGACCTGTTCCGGGCTTTCCTGAACCCCACGCTCAGCCAGCGGCAGCTGAAAGACCAGCTTTCCCAGTCGCCTTTCCCCAACTTCCTGCTCAATGCGTTCTTTGTGGTCAGCCTGGGCCTGTATCTCTACCTCATGATGTACCGGCTCAATTACCCTACCGATGCCATTGCCTGGATGCTGATCCCCGGCCTGATGCTGCTGGTGGGCCTGATATATGCCGTCAAATACATTGTGCTGAAATTCTGCGGATGGCTGTTCGGCAACGAAGACCTGATCGATGCGTATGTTTTTATCCTGTACCTGATCAACAAGATCCTGGGCATTCTGCTGGCGCCGTTCCTGGTGATACTCGCTTTCTGCCGGCCGGAAATTGCCGCCACCAGCCTATATATTTCGGTATTCTTTATTGTATTATTGATTGTGTACCGATACGTAAGGTCCTATTCCCTGGTGCGCCAATACTTGTCTTTTAGCAAATTGCATTTTTTTCTTTACCTTTGCGCATTCGAAGTAGTGCCGGTATTAATAATTACAAAGGTGTTACTGATTTGGTTAACTGGTAATCCGTAG